From a single bacterium genomic region:
- a CDS encoding CBS domain-containing protein, which produces MKSVSDIISGRELYSITVGTTIEHAVKFMTEKNIGAVVVVDNQSDRRLRGIFSERDLMKRVVLPGLDIHKTRIDEVMTKNVAVGNAKESHDVCLETMKRIGSRHLPIVDGDRLIGMVSMRDLLQVNIDEKEEEIRMMNAYIHDVPQSVV; this is translated from the coding sequence ATGAAATCCGTAAGTGATATCATTTCCGGACGCGAACTTTATTCCATTACAGTGGGAACGACTATCGAGCATGCTGTCAAATTCATGACGGAAAAAAATATTGGCGCTGTCGTAGTGGTTGACAATCAAAGCGACCGGCGTTTACGCGGTATATTTTCCGAACGCGATTTGATGAAACGCGTCGTTCTTCCAGGGTTGGATATTCACAAAACACGCATCGATGAAGTTATGACCAAAAATGTAGCCGTTGGCAATGCTAAGGAAAGTCACGATGTGTGTTTGGAAACCATGAAGCGCATTGGCTCGCGTCACTTACCGATTGTCGACGGCGACCGTCTGATCGGAATGGTCTCAATGCGTGACCTGCTTCAGGTCAATATCGACGAAAAAGAAGAAGAGATACGGATGATGAACGCCTATATTCATGATGTACCACAATCGGTCGTGTAA